One Nostoc sp. CENA543 genomic window, CCTGCAAGAGACTGGTACTCAGAAAATTTTTGGGATGAACACATACACCCAGAAGACCAAACATGGGTAATTAAACATTGTCATGAATCATCACTTACTTTAGATAACTATGAATTTGAATATAGGATGTTAGCAGCTGACGGCAGAGTGGTTTGGCTACATGACATCATCAATGTCGTGCGTTCTGGCAAAGAACCGCGATTACTGCATGGCTTTATGATTGACATTAGCGAACGCAAACAAGCAGAACAAGAACGCCAACAACTTTTAGAACGGGAAAAAGCCGCACGCACCACCGCCGAAGTCGCCAACCGCATCAAAGACGAATTTCTCGCTACCCTTTCCCACGAATTGCGTACACCACTTAATGCTGTCTTAGGCTGGGTACAACTACTGAGAAGTCGTCAATTTGATCAAACTACAACCGAGCGTGCCTTAGAAACAATAGAGCGCAATACCAGAGTTTTAACCCAAATAATTCAAGACATTTTAGATGTATCTCAGATTATTCGGGGTCAACTGCGCCTGAAAATTCAGCCATTAGACTTGACAAATATACTCAAAGATGCAGTAGAAACTATCCAGCCTGCTGCCAATGCCAAAGAAATTTCCCTCCAGTACGAGTCAGAACCTAACGTTGGTTTAGTTATGGGTGATGGCAACCGTATGCAGCAGATTATCTGGAATTTGCTAGCTAACGCTGTCAAATTTACCCCCAAAGGCGGTAAAGTCACAGTCAAACTCAGACGTGTAGATTCTTCAGTGGAAATTCAGGTAAGTGACACAGGCTCAGGTATAGCTCCCGAATTCCTACCCCACGTATTCGAGCGATTTCGACAAGCCGATAGTTCCACAACGCGATCGCACGGCGGATTAGGATTAGGACTAGCGATCGTCCGTCACCTTGTAGAATTGCATGGGGGTAAAGTCTACGCCACCAGCCCAGGGCTTGAGCAAGGAGCTACTTTTGTGGTCAACTTACCCATGAGAGCCATTGTTGAACCAGTCAACAACAACCAACCAGAATTAAATCCCACCGACACAGAGAATTTTGATCACTCGCCCATACTCAAAGGTTTACGCGTCCTAGTTGTGGATGATGAGCCAGACGCACAAAAATTAATCAGCACAATTTTAGAAGAGTATGGCGCGCAAGTAATGACAGTTTCTTCTGCCCCCGAAGCCCTACAAGCCTTTCCGAAATTTTATCCAGAAATCCTCATTAGCGATATTGGAATGCCTCAAACAGACGGTTATACACTCATTCGTCAACTGCGATCGCTCCCCCAATCACAAAGCAGTACAATTCCGGCGATCGCACTAACAGCATATGCTAGACCAGAAGACCGTACCAAAGCACTATCAGCAGGTTTCCAACTACACCTCCCCAAACCCGTCAATCCTGATGAGTTAGCATCTGTAGTTGCTAATTTAGCAGGCAGAACTGTTGACTGTTAACTGGGGATTGGGGATTGGGGATTGGGGATTGGGGACTGGGAGTAACAGAGACAAGGGAGACAAGGGAGAACAGCAGAAAACTGTTGACTATTGACTATTGACTGTTGACTAATGACTAATAACTAATGACTACCCAATACATCTACCTACACGGTTTTGCTTCCAGTCCCAAATCAGTGAAAGCGCAAGATATCAGCGATCGCTTTACTCAAATACAAATTCCCCTTACTATTCCTGATCTCAATGCTGGGGACTTCTCAGAGTTAACCATCTCACGCCAAATTAAACAGGTTGTTACCACTTTTACCAGTGACTCTGTACCCGTTACCCTCATCGGTTCTAGTTTAGGAGGGTTGACTGCTGCTCACATAGCACAGCAGTATTTACAAGTAGAACGCCTAGTGCTGCTAGCACCAGCTTTCGGCTTTTTATCTCATTGGTTGACCAAATTAGGAGAAGAAACCATACAGCGTTGGCAACAAGAAAAGTTTCTCATGGTTTATCACTATGGTGAAAAGCGATCGCTCCCTTTAAGCTACAATTTTGTAACAGATGCCACCCAATACTCCGAAAATCAATTGCAACGCCCCATTCCCACACTAATACTCCACGGCAAACAAGATGAAGTCATTCCCATCACCGCCAGCCAAGATTTTATGCAATCCCGCCCCTGGGTAAAGCTGATAGAACTAGACAGCGATCACGCCCTTGGTAATGTTACAGAAGAAATTTGGCAAGCCATTCAGGAATTTTGTCAATTATTTTAGGGACTGGGGACTGGGGACTGGGGACAAGGAAGACAAGGAAGACAAGGAAGACAAGGTGGGAAATAAGAAAATTAATGACTAATAACTAATGACTAATGACTAATGACTAATGACTATTGACTATTGACTATTAACTAAAACTATGATTCCTTTTATTCGTTCAGATTTAACCCAACTCAACGCTTACAAACCTCACCCTGGTAGTGATACTGCCGCCGCAGTTCCAACTCAGTTAGATCGTTTAGATACAAACGAAAGCCCCTATGATTTACCAACTGAGTTAAAACAAAAACTAGCTTGGACTTATCAAGAAGTCATTGAAACCAATCGTTACCCAGATGGGGGACATCAAGCACTGAAAAATGCGATCGCTGAATATGTCAATGAATCGGCTGGTACTACCCCATCTCTATTTACTGCTGACCATATTTCTGTAGGTAATGGTTCAGATGAACTGATACGTTCTGTATTAATAGCTACTTGCCTACGAGGAGAAGGTTCTATCCTGGTGGCTAATCCTACCTTTTCCATGTACGGGATTATCGCCAAGACTTTGGGTATCAACGTAGTAGAAGTTACTAGAAATCCTGCGAACTTTGAAATTGATTTAAACGCCGCCCAGGCTGCAATAGAACAAACTCAAAACCCTCCCATCCGCGTAGTTTTCGTTGTTCATCCCAATTCCCCCACAGCTAACCCTTTAACCAATAATGAATTATCTTGGTTAAGAAATTTGAGTGAAAACATTTTAGTCGTCATTGATGAAGCGTATTTTGAATTTAGTCAAACAACTTTAGTTAATGAACTAGCACAACGTCCCAACTGGATAATTTTACGCACCTTTTCTAAAGCCTTCCGCCTAGCAGCTATGCGTGTAGGCTATTGTATAGCTCATCCAGAAGCGATCGCCATTCTAGAAAAAGTCCGTCTACCCTACAATCTACCTAGTTTTTCTCTAGCTGCGGCTCTTGTAGGCTTGCAAAATCGGCAAATCTTACTAGAGTCAATTCCCCAAACCCTCAATGAACGCAGCAAACTAATTACAGCTTTATCTCAAAACCCAACATTACAAGTAATAGACAGTGCTGCCAACTTCATTTTCGTGCGTCTCAAACCAGAAATTACCCAGTCACAGAATATATCTTTAAAACATCTTCATCAACACTTAAGAAACCAAGGTACTCTCATCCGTGAAATTAGCGGCGGACTAAGAATTACCATCGGTACGCCTGAAGAGAATTCCCGCACACTAAATCGTATTCAAGAGTATTTTAGTCAATAGTCAATAGTCAATAGTCAATAGTCAATAGTCAATAGTCAATAGTCAATAGTCATTAGTCATTAGTGCGTTCCTGTCGCCTTGCGTCGGAAAGCAACTATCGAACCCGTAAGGGTCAATGGTCAATGGTCATTACTCATTACTCATTACTCATTACTCATTACTCATTACTCATCACTTCTACCTTGTCTCCCAGTCCCCAACCCCTATTCCCTATTCCCCCAACGCCTCACCATTCCCACTGTTTGAGGTAAAACTCCTACCAACAAAGCGAAAACCTCATCTGGCAAATTAGCAACTGCGTCTTGGGGAAAATATTGCTCAAACTGATCTAAGATTTTCTGCACGCGCTGCTGAGGTAGTGTATGTTCAGTAATCTGCTTGATCAGTCTAATCCACTGCCGTCTAATTAGATAAGCTTTCTGCCGTTCTTCATAGGATTCTGGTGTGAGTAAGGACAGATTTCCTATAGGAATGACCATTTGGCAATCAGCATCATATTCACCTCCAACGGCTGCGCCTGGCCCTGCAAATTCAGCATGATAGCGTTTAATCAGGATTAAACCATTCCGCCTACGACTGTTGACGATTAAAACTTGGCCACTGTGTAGTAACGTCAGAACATCCGAACTGTATGTTGGCTCGGTTCCATCTGGCATGACAAAACTGTCAAGGCAATTTTTGTCAGAGT contains:
- a CDS encoding histidinol-phosphate transaminase: MIPFIRSDLTQLNAYKPHPGSDTAAAVPTQLDRLDTNESPYDLPTELKQKLAWTYQEVIETNRYPDGGHQALKNAIAEYVNESAGTTPSLFTADHISVGNGSDELIRSVLIATCLRGEGSILVANPTFSMYGIIAKTLGINVVEVTRNPANFEIDLNAAQAAIEQTQNPPIRVVFVVHPNSPTANPLTNNELSWLRNLSENILVVIDEAYFEFSQTTLVNELAQRPNWIILRTFSKAFRLAAMRVGYCIAHPEAIAILEKVRLPYNLPSFSLAAALVGLQNRQILLESIPQTLNERSKLITALSQNPTLQVIDSAANFIFVRLKPEITQSQNISLKHLHQHLRNQGTLIREISGGLRITIGTPEENSRTLNRIQEYFSQ
- a CDS encoding YqiA/YcfP family alpha/beta fold hydrolase produces the protein MTTQYIYLHGFASSPKSVKAQDISDRFTQIQIPLTIPDLNAGDFSELTISRQIKQVVTTFTSDSVPVTLIGSSLGGLTAAHIAQQYLQVERLVLLAPAFGFLSHWLTKLGEETIQRWQQEKFLMVYHYGEKRSLPLSYNFVTDATQYSENQLQRPIPTLILHGKQDEVIPITASQDFMQSRPWVKLIELDSDHALGNVTEEIWQAIQEFCQLF
- a CDS encoding PAS domain S-box protein — translated: MKGIRPRFLSYTVAFLTVSVALLLTFIFKQLLTPTIFLLFFAAVAISSWYGGFKAGLLTTLLSAFSIDFFFLDPKFSLYVNNLDSKLRLFLFILVSTLIAWLNSELGASKQRLECANQQLQESEAKFRRLVDSNIIGVIVADLNGLVLEANDAFLRIVGYTQEDLHKRRVNWLQITPPEYLAQSDRAIATLKTTGVCHNLETEYIRKDGSRVYVIVGFALLERSDNQVVGFVLDSSERILAKQALQASEARLRKLTEKVRVIPWEVDIAQNKFTYVGPQSEEILGYPARDWYSENFWDEHIHPEDQTWVIKHCHESSLTLDNYEFEYRMLAADGRVVWLHDIINVVRSGKEPRLLHGFMIDISERKQAEQERQQLLEREKAARTTAEVANRIKDEFLATLSHELRTPLNAVLGWVQLLRSRQFDQTTTERALETIERNTRVLTQIIQDILDVSQIIRGQLRLKIQPLDLTNILKDAVETIQPAANAKEISLQYESEPNVGLVMGDGNRMQQIIWNLLANAVKFTPKGGKVTVKLRRVDSSVEIQVSDTGSGIAPEFLPHVFERFRQADSSTTRSHGGLGLGLAIVRHLVELHGGKVYATSPGLEQGATFVVNLPMRAIVEPVNNNQPELNPTDTENFDHSPILKGLRVLVVDDEPDAQKLISTILEEYGAQVMTVSSAPEALQAFPKFYPEILISDIGMPQTDGYTLIRQLRSLPQSQSSTIPAIALTAYARPEDRTKALSAGFQLHLPKPVNPDELASVVANLAGRTVDC